The nucleotide sequence ACCACGCCCGCCGCGACCAACGCGCCGACCACGGCGACGATCCCGAACAGGTTGATGCTGGAAACGACGTCCGTGAGGACCGGCAGGCCGGGAAGACCGCCTTCCTTCGGCGTGACGCCGGGGTCGTAGACGAGGAGTTGAGGACGAGCGGCGAGGAGCAAGGGGACTCCCGGGAAGGGGTGGGGGTAGTCGCGGTGGCGCCGCCTCGGCGTAGTCACCGACAGGGGGGTTGGCGGTGGCCGGGCGTGCGACGGTCGACTGGGGCAAGTACGGCTCCGGTGGGGGAGTTCAGGTGACGATGCGGCGGGCCGCGACGATCTGGGTACGCCAGTCGGCGACCGTGGCGATGCGTACGACGTCGCCGGTCTGGGACGCGTGGACGATCAGGCCCGAGCCGATCACCATGCCCACGTGTTCGGGCGCCGTGGCCGGCCCCCGGGTGAAAACCAGGTCACCGGGCTGCAGTTGGTCCACGGAGACGGGGAGCCCTTCGCCGACCTGCGTGTACGTGGTGCGGGACAGCGTGATCCCGGCTGCCGCGTAGGCGCGTTGGGTGAGGGAGGAGCAGTCGCAGCGGGCCAT is from Yinghuangia sp. ASG 101 and encodes:
- a CDS encoding DUF6112 family protein, which gives rise to MLLAARPQLLVYDPGVTPKEGGLPGLPVLTDVVSSINLFGIVAVVGALVAAGVVWAWGSHTGSHQAEANGKKSALISAGAALLLGGANGIIMFFSEMGSKIH